One genomic window of Magnolia sinica isolate HGM2019 chromosome 3, MsV1, whole genome shotgun sequence includes the following:
- the LOC131240611 gene encoding large ribosomal subunit protein eL20-like: MGNFRFHQYQVVGRSLPTPSDEHPKIYRMKLWATNEVRAKSKFWYFLRKLKKVKKSNGQVLAINEIFEEYPTTIDNYGIWLRYQSRTGYHNMYKEYRDTTLNGAVEQMYNEMASRHRVRSPCIQIIKTATVSDSDCKRESTKQFHGLKIKFPLVFRKVRPPTRKLKTTFKASRPNLFM; the protein is encoded by the exons ATGGGAAATTTCAGG TTTCATCAATACCAGGTGGTGGGTCGATCTCTTCCCACCCCATCCGACGAACACCCCAAGATCTACCGCATGAAGCTATGGGCCACCAACGAAGTCAGAGCAAAATCCAAGTTCTG GTATTTCTTGAGAAAGCTGAAGAAGGTGAAGAAGAGCAACGGACAAGTGCTTGCCATTAacgag ATATTTGAGGAGTATCCAACAACGATTGATAACTATGGTATCTGGCTGAGGTACCAGAGCAGGACTGGCTACCACAACATGTACAAGGAGTACAGGGACACCACGTTGAACGGTGCCGTCGAGCAGATGTACAATGAGATGGCATCCCGCCACCGTGTCAGGTCTCCCTGTATTCAGATAATCAAGACGGCCACCGTCTCTGATTCTGACTGTAAGCGCGAGAGCACCAAGCAGTTCCATGGCTTAAAGATCAAATTCCCCCTTGTCTTCAGGAAAGTGAGGCCCCCAACTCGTAAGCTCAAGACCACTTTCAAGGCTTCTCGCCCGAATCTCTTCATGTAG
- the LOC131240612 gene encoding carboxyl-terminal-processing peptidase 2, chloroplastic: MELLASSPPFIFNRNLKPHLHTPKFINSQVLLWKFRVSRIVGDGFQNRLLSLEYDVNGGRKGCKSLKIGDGAFMSCSSFFQPFWKLQSFTSRSWSLLLCTGATKFRECATSHKVLNWKERFKRHFFVLFFQLAIGMVLIMSLSVAVSKTPSWALTEENLIFLEAWRTIDRAYFDKTFNGQSWFRYRENALRNEPMNTREETYMAIKKMLATLDDPFTRFLEPDKFKSLRSGTQGSLTGVGLSIGYPTGIDGSPSGLIVISSSPGGPAERAGIMPGDVILSIDNTSTETMGLYDAAERLQGPEGSLVELAIRNGPEIKQVSLKRERVSLNPVKSRLCEVQSSGKDRSRIGYIKLTSFNQNASGAVKEAIETLRSDNVNAFVLDLRNNSGGSFPEGIEIAKIWLDKGVIVYICDSRGVRDIYETDGSNAIAASEPLAVLVNKGTASASEILAGALKDNKRAVLFGEPTFGKGKIQSVFELSDGSGLAVTVARYETPAHTDIDKVGVIPDHPLPTSFPFDEDELCRCLKDPASSCNLGSVKLFSR; this comes from the exons ATGGAGCTCCTCGCAAGCTCTCCTCCTTTTATCTTCAACAGGAACCTCAAACCCCATCTCCACACCCCAAAATTCATCAATTcgcag GTTCTGCTATGGAAATTTCGGGTCTCTAGGATTGTAGGAGATGGTTTCCAAAATCGTTTATTATCTTTAGAGTATGATGTCAATGGTGGAAGAAAAGGTTGCAAGTCCCTCAAGATTGGTGATGGAGCTTTTATGTCATGCAGTTCCTTCTTTCAACCATTTTGGAAGCTTCAAAGCTTCACATCTCGGTCATGGTCGCTACTTCTTTGTACCGGCGCTACAAAGTTCAGGGAGTGCGCTACAAGTCACAAAGTACTAAATTGGAAAGAGAGGTTCAAAAGGCACTTCTTTGTGCTTTTCTTTCAGTTGGCCATTGGCATGGTGCTTATAATGTCACTTTCTGTGGCAGTTAGCAAGACGCCATCCT GGGCACTCACGGAAGAGAATCTTATTTTCTTGGAGGCATGGAGGACAATTGACCGTGCATATTTTGACAAGACTTTTAATGGGCAAAGTTGGTTTCGGTATCGAGAGAATGCACTTCGCAACGAACCAATGAACACACGAGAAGAGACAT ATATGGCAATAAAGAAAATGCTTGCAACGCTTGATGATCCTTTCACTCGCTTTCTGGAACCAGATAAATTCAAGAGCTTGCGG TCTGGAACTCAGGGATCTCTTACAGGTGTGGGATTATCAATTGGCTATCCAACAGGAATTGATGGTTCACCTTCAGGACTTATTGTGATTTCATCTTCTCCTGGGGGGCCTGCAGAGAGGGCTGGCATTATGCCTGGTGATGTTATCTTATCAATTGATAATACAAGTACAGAGACCATGGGGTTATATGATGCAGCTGAACGCCTACA GGGTCCAGAGGGAAGCTTAGTAGAACTGGCCATTCGCAATGGACCTGAAATAAAGCAGGTTTCTTTAAA GCGAGAGAGAGTTTCTCTGAACCCAGTGAAGTCAAGGCTATGTGAGGTTCAGAGTTCGGGGAAGGACAGATCCAGAATTGGATATATCAAACTGACGTCATTCAACCAAAATGCTTCCG GAGCTGTCAAGGAAGCCATCGAAACTTTAAGAAGTGACAATGTCAATGCCTTTGTGTTGGACCTTCGAAATAACAG TGGTGGATCTTTCCCAGAAGGAATCGAGATCGCCAAGATCTG GTTGGATAAAGGTGTAATTGTCTATATTTGCGATAGTCGTGGTGTTCGAGATATATACGAGACTGATGGAAGTAATGCAATAGCAGCATCAGAACCTCTGGCTGTGTTG GTAAATAAAGGAACTGCAAGTGCGAGCGAGATATTAGCTGGAGCCCTGAAAGATAACAAGCGTGCAGTGCTATTTGGGGAGCCCACATTTGGAAAAGG GAAGATCCAGTCAGTTTTTGAGCTATCTGATGGATCCGGCTTGGCTGTTACTGTGGCCCGGTATGAAACCCCTGCTCACACTGACATTGACAAG GTTGGTGTGATCCCAGACCATCCTCTACCAACATCATTTCCATTTGATGAAGACGAGCTCTGCAGATGCCTCAAGGATCCTGCTTCATCCTGTAACCTCGGCAGTGTCAAGCTATTTTCAAGATGA